One genomic region from Cardiocondyla obscurior isolate alpha-2009 linkage group LG19, Cobs3.1, whole genome shotgun sequence encodes:
- the Htt gene encoding huntingtin isoform X1, with protein MAHLNVLKAVETLNSLRESDVSSDPTASRKEKVSCCSVIVEGICLPSVRQNTKFPQILSATVETLLALCDDEESDIRMVADESLNKIIRAMVDSNIVKIQIELYNEIKRNGPARVLRAALWRFGLLSHMIRPSRGKAYVANLIPCIVIIAHRSEDTVIETLSQSLPLICKVLGPFMTDKDVKNLLKAFFENISSSQAVFRRAAANMILTTCINCRKPQFFLSYVMDYMLDLITSGRNADDHSFAVIGVFGCLRVILPHICKPLEPQENEIQQIDSLLHIYELCLHYTKWHSDHNVINAALETLAQLLKMPPKPLVSVLLSSEGITQSRILNQIACIPSLGHMSISSASTIHGANSDSILTLHEPDMPEITPNVEWIADTEITLPEMCNPQTQSECTSNVIETKEKTLENYCQLKIETTDNEITEEGSDGESEIEKSEKTPYLSLQSEHLKEEDYSEDITISFASPKKSSLDFALYEIDVGSFTDSDMPVKFCCRYLVSSFLLTGKPGQLIPDKLFRVSVKSLALTCVGYILKLYPHLFTMTMAKETSCNETNQLIADILLFANHSDPQIRGNIAVVIGFFLKSVFVQYGGSFRNFENECLAQQGRGNILLEDMIKLLLKGLNDDSATTCRQTLDALNFCLPELLDSINNEHGLTILTALPKLVKNPYFLVKVKLADLLSKLSYITIEHITGQSLFQEHFIDVIIVLLGDQDQRVRHAASNAIVKSIPCLYFRHPQEDTVTRKATQYTQQFLSAVTSSISELSSCQDKHKPFVNTSIKPFVFLNYYNGTNYDSNLEYSLSRIVNILTEILTVHSSKYLIYGCCETLFCLSEAYPTTVYVRGWDCILPKTLLKKSKKNSDRSDVNDISFVNEMISSPMCSGLLSLALPLLTSSTISLDLSTHRHLILLAGNLASGLAVCNFKTGSDPMKLWSTCKDRYLELLMTHITRVLNIFVHVIDEVQIIQASSKPVLPSLSTQTLSPRKKIMSEQKSKEKGEKIGSLKIGKDQMGTFVGKPHYMKIYDILKAAHSNYSVTLQHEASEMYISLLNAMLDVLSQILEIASVNEAGRIAEEVLCYLKTTVVLSPTATVQCVQQLLKCLFGTNVCAQWSELDVQKNMDRCGTLQDDVRGFYNQCFQHPARQMANTIKCIGNNCRGENEPDNGWIGLLRRKSDRKFSSVFKTLARSSDQKTSVVSFIRLFEPMVIKSLKQYTVTSNIALQCQVLMLLSQLVQLKVNYCLLDSDKIFIGFVLKQFEFIEEGHVQQTEDLLPKIFNFLVHLSYEKNHSKVIIGVPKIIQLCDGLMASGQPAISHCIPALAPVIEDIFLIRNGSSSVIEQRELETTRDVLIAMLLRLVEYHEVVELLALCLAESRFSGDGNGEEKWRRWSRLTMDTVLPILAAGKIRIESEKAHVALVKLFAAISPTVFRPVDPLLKILFTTSIPKTASILKLKRWLSMINVVLLSLISCAKEEAMLARLSDLSVCVSDVSNLSPLKSAAFHECADPLNASSIQSRQMPSEQIFARFIFKVINLISTKVFSLLGLINHKSVNPFVDFSDYTADDNYLIHQFAFFLQLCIHMFESGSHCKVANATMQMIQGRNVSDEEKLLIDDLNYMMLSIGNVCPTVTCQWAYLMILLGYNEMSFWSKVLGTNKCDSIRSSEKKTFNCVNSSINIQIIRRGGIILFCDYICENLNDVEPLTWLLINHIEEAINVAVESPVRDLLTTAIHRNPAASGLLVQAVATKCTNLSQPSFIKRLLQCIEGAHHSQSGAVIMTLIPRLLSTKYLALSRMAAKIASRRVEILLTTAVEDVKDQLSKDDIVKIMDILQTTKLARKHGGLVSLLNKLAVQCYDLSPLELDQCRPFNPSTVKSIQLDRNWFLSQVKLRCCHASASNNPMELAQLLQDLDLDDCLSILSCKEFNLKILKHCVILGARLTVEKCQKLEFGKAQSEKDFYFDASPLYVAAKQCLLEHIHYICELLPKPHQIYNPEADNTSGMEQKYATRFSELLSDALYWEILFTIIPTVKVYMKTLPKLAKYNVAKIDMKFEEDIAKFSVLCLELAHWMIYSDRKNDRKLKPHDMDLALSCASEILRHAASSKIFGDNSRYTWVCSATISLTKVIESILTTVDPLPTMDYQALEPALQDENTKDYARACIQMASIVAWLEKCQADSTTKNIPPYLFNTIKSLIISISRQPLVNSYILTPPLVWKHGCHIVGSGPTKCYFPLMSSESNLLQEVDVLEQFIYRVNLLGWTSRSQFEEIWMAFLSVLNFLQNENTPSDEITALIQASSLAIQAITKLLLQTLLLPYPGNPGASVLIHHPRDPQLSVHKTSSQKLFVIQELLMWKYEYMNNAENKHGLKLNHIFQRGNVERTAAPDRYMYSQLSVSYLWSLCNLYEDKLNSSVLNLKNRRNDALMSASLDLDSCLRFLIEHYTIWTSPHANTPVQLLTEIMKSILAISELFLERSQYQWMLDVCLEISRAHPIENVILHQYLAISVCKAAAVLTPLDLDTLDKVKRIVDVNLKSVFLASRVSALHGSLYLLQSAVLAKCEETMNIIHPLAIEYIQKHIDPQDSNSVLNQSEEHQGIMWALVFFLLEHAEDTPPDTEAPAVLELVLSLVTSQNISYGLHQTLLQGLERLVATKSVVGKVAEQIVKVAIDRLKQPSPLLALPAMQLLLTCMYTEAADRLNQPGVEEPLPDVEPETLVRSIERTSAIFDKIRKGHSMEVEVLCTVLSCLLGDFFPPSEILTKVIGEFLSPQQPHPRLLSAVVFKVCEKACTCTEMELLQDWVVFSLPNFIQSLPMAMSTWCLSCFFISASTNHWLRALFPYVQSRIGKYEYEDKKILCIAASDFYHKLSKESQKKAFVETFEAAAKEPGTPFTDILASF; from the exons ATGGCTCACCTAAACGTGCTAAAGGCCGTGGAAACGCTGAATTCGCTGCGAGAATCCGACGTTTCGTCGGATCCGACGGCTAG CAGGAAGGAGAAAGTGTCGTGCTGCTCGGTCATCGTTGAGGGGATATGCCTACCGAGTGTCAGACAGAACACCAAGTTTCCACAGATTCTCAGTGCTACTGTCGAAACGCTCCTCGCACTTTGCGACGATGAGGAATCTGACATCAGAATGGTCGCGGACGAATCTCTCAACAAAATTATTAGG GCAATGGTCGACAGTAACATTGTCAAGATCCAAATAGAGCTTTATAATGAGATCAAAAGAAATGGACCAGCACGTGTATTAAGAGCTGCACTTTGGAGATTTGGCCTGCTGAGTCACATGATACGCCCTTCTAGGGGTAAAGCTTATGTTGCAAATCTGATTCCATGTATAGTTATCATTGCCCATAGATCAGAGGATACAGTAATTGAAACATTATCACAATCATTACCATTAATTTGCAAAGTATTAGGACCATTTATGACAGACAAAGATGTCAAG aatTTACTGAAAGCattctttgaaaatatttcgtcTTCTCAGGCAGTTTTTCGTAGGGCAGCAGCTAATATGATTTTGACAACATGTATAAATTGCAGAAAGCCACAATTCTTTTTAAGTTATGTGATGGATTACATGTTAG ATTTAATAACGTCGGGAAGAAACGCCGACGACCATTCCTTTGCTGTTATAGGCGTTTTCGGATGCCTAAGAGTGATTTTACCTCATATATGTAAACCCTTGGAGCCCCAAGAGAACGAAATACAACAGATAGACAGCTTGTTACATATTTATGAATTATGTTTGCACTATACCAAATGGCATTCTGATCATAATGTGATAAATGCAGCTTTAGAGACCTTAGCACAACTTTTAAAAATGCCTCCAAAGCCTCTAGTGTCTGTTTTACTGTCTTCAGAGGGTATTACGCAAAGTAGAATATTGAATCAAATTGCATGCATTCCGTCATTGGGTCACATGAGTATTTCCAGTGCAAGTACTATACATGGTGCAAATTCGGACTCTATTTTAACTTTACACGAGCCTGATATGCCGGAGATTACGCCAAATGTGGAATGGATTGCAGACACAGAAATTACATTACCGGAAATGTGTAATCCACAAACGCAGAGCGAATGTACGAGCAACGTAAttgaaacgaaagaaaagacATTAGAGAAttattgtcaattaaaaattgaaaccaCTGACA aCGAGATTACAGAAGAAGGCAGCGATGGCGAAAGTGAGATCGAAAAATCTGAGAAAACGCCGTATCTAAGCCTACAAAGCGAACACTTGAAAGAAGAAGATTATTCCGAAGATATTACTATATCATTTGCTTCTCCCAAAAAATCATCTCTAGATTTCGCGTTATATGAAATAGATGTCGGAAGTTTTACCGACTCCGATATGCCCGTAAAGTTTTGTTGCCGTTACTTGGTGTCGTCCTTTTTATTAACGGGCAAGCCTGGACAGTTAATACCGGAcaaattatttcgcgttaGCGTAAAATCTCTCGCTCTAACATGCGTGGGTTACATTCTTAAACTTTATCCGCATTTGTTTACAATGACCATGGCCAAAGAAACAAGCTGCAATGAAACAAACCAATTGATTGCAGACATTTTGTTATTTGCGAATCACTCAGATCCTCAAATCAGGGGTAACATAGCAGTGGTGATTGGATTTTTTCTAAAATCTGTATTTGTTCAGTATGGCGGCTCCTTTCGGAACTTTGAAAATGAGTGCTTAGCTCAGCAGGGACGtggaaatatattattagaagacatgataaaattacttttgaaa GGTTTGAATGATGATTCCGCGACTACTTGCCGTCAAACGTTGGACGCGTTAAACTTCTGTTTGCCGGAGTTACTAGATTCTATCAACAACGAGCACGGTCTTACCATCTTAACCGCGTTGCCAAAACTCGTGAAAAATCCATATTTTCTAGTGAAAGTAAAATTAGCTGACTTGTTGAGCAAGTTATCGTATATTACAATAGAGCACATAACAGGACAATCGTTATTCCAAGAACATTTTATCGATGTTATAATAGTATTACTAGGTGATCAAGACCAAAGAGTGAGACACGCCGCGTCAAACGCGATTGTTAA gaGTATTCCCTGTTTATATTTCCGACACCCTCAAGAGGATACTGTTACAAGGAAGGCTACGCAATACACTCAACAGTTCTTAAGCGCAGTAACATCAAGTATTTCAGAATTATCGTCATGCCAAGATAAGCATAAACCGTTCGTAAATACATCCATCAAGCCCTTCGTATTTCTGAATTATTACAACGGAACGAATTACGATTCTAATCTGGAATACTCTTTATCTCGTATAGTTAATATTCTAACAGAGATACTAACGGTGCATtcttcaaaatatttaatatatggaTGCTGCGAGACTCTTTTCTGTTTGAGCGAGGCTTATCCAACTACAGTTTATGTCAGAGGATGGGATTGCATTTTACCGAAGACTTTgctaaaaaaatcgaaaaagaaCAGCGACCGATCGGATGTTAACGATATTAGTTTTGTGAACGAGATGATTTCCTCACCGATGTGTAGCGGTCTCTTATCACTGGCATTACCGCTATTAACGTCATCAACAATTAGTTTAGATTTATCTACGCACCGGCATTTAATTCTTCTCGCCGGTAATCTGGCTTCTGGTTTAGCCGTTTGTAACTTTAAGACCGGCAGTGACCCGATGAAACTTTGGAGTACATGTAAAGATAGATATCTAGAACTTTTGATGACACACATTACGAGAGttctcaatattttcgttcacGTAATCGACGAGGTGCAGATAATACAAGCAAGTTCTAAGCCCGTTTTACCGTCCCTGTCCACACAAACGTTATCGCccagaaagaaaattatgtcgGAGCaaaaatcgaaagaaaaaggagagaaaattGGCAGCTTGAAGATCGGAAAGGATCAAATGGGAACGTTCGTTGGCAAACCACATTACATGAAAATATACGATATTCTAAAAGCAGCACATTCTAATTATTCGGTTACTCTGCAGCACGAGGCCAGCGAAATGTACATTTCTTTACTGAACGCGATGCTGGACGTTCTGTCGCAGATCCTAGAAATCGCGTCTGTCAACGAAGCAGGTAGAATAGCGGAAGAGGTGCTATGTTATCTAAAAACCACCGTCGTATTGTCACCAACGGCTACGGTTCAATGTGTGCAACAACTGTTGAAATGCTTGTTCGGTACGAATGTATGCGCACAGTGGAGTGAGCTGGATGTACAAAAGAATATGGATCGATGCGGCACGCTGCAAGATGACGTCCGAGGTTTTTATAATCAATGCTTTCAGCATCCCGCCAGACAAATGGCGAATACAATAAAATGCATTGGAAATAATTGCAGGGGCGAAAATGAGCCGGATAATGGATGGATAGGATTGCTTCGCAGAAAAAGTGACCGTAAATTTTCGTCGGTATTTAAGACCTTGGCGCGATCTTCGGACCAGAAAACGTCTGTCGTGTCTTTTATCCGACTTTTCGAACCGATGGTTATAAAATCTCTGAAGCAGTATACTGTTACGAGTAACATCGCGTTGCAGTGCCAGGTATTAATGCTACTGAGTCAACTAGTTCAACTGAAAGTTAATTATTGTCTGCTGGATTCtgacaaaatatttattggatTTGTGTTAAAACAGTTTGAATTTATTGAAGAGGGACATGTGCAACAAACCGAGGATCTTTTgccgaaaatatttaatttcttggTGCATTTGTCATACGAGAAAAATCATTCCAAAGTAATAATAGGCGTAccgaaaattattcaattatgcGACGGTCTGATGGCGAGCGGACAGCCGGCGATCTCGCACTGTATACCTGCACTTGCGCCCGTTATTGAggatatatttcttattcgcAATGGAAGTTCGAGCGTAATTGAACAACGAGAGTTAGAAACAACAAGAGACGTATTAATAGCCATGTTATTACGTTTAGTGGAGTACCACGAAGTGGTGGAACTTTTGGCCCTGTGTCTGGCCGAATCTAGATTTAGTGGCGATGGCAATGGCGAGGAGAAGTGGCGAAGATGGTCTAGACTGACAATGGATACCGTGCTTCCAATATTGGCCGCCGGAAAGATTAGAATAGAATCCGAAAAAGCTCACGTCGCGCTAGTGAAATTATTTGCGGCAATCTCACCCACGGTCTTCCGACCGGTGGATCCACTTCTGAAGATCCTATTCACCACGTCAATACCTAAAACCGCTTCAATACTCAAGCTGAAGCGTTGGTTAAGCATGATCAATGTCGTCCTGCTTTCGCTGATCTCTTGTGCGAAGGAGGAGGCAATGTTAGCGCGTCTCTCGGATCTCAGCGTATGCGTGTCGGACGTATCGAATCTTTCGCCACTCAAGAGCGCCGCTTTTCACGAATGTGCAGATCCGTTAAATGCCTCGAGCATTCAGTCGCGCCAAATGCCATCCGAGCAGATATTCGCCAGATTTATATTCAAGGTAATTAATCTAATAAGCACGAAGGTTTTCAGTTTGCTTGGTCTGATAAATCATAAATCCGTAAATCCCTTTGTTGATTTTTCTGATTATACGGCAGATGACAATTATCTAATTCATCAGTTTGCtttctttttgcaattatGTATTCATATGTTCGAGTCTGGCAGCCACTGCAAGGTGGCGAATGCAACGATGCAAATGATTCAAGGGCGCAACGTATCCGACGAGGAAAAGCTACTTATCGACGACTTAAATTACATGATGCTCAGCATTGGAAACGTATGTCCAACGGTAACGTGCCAGTGGGCATATTTAATGATACTTTTAGGATATAACGAGATGTCTTTTTGGTCGAAAGTATTGGGCACCAACAAGTGTGATTCTATTCgttcgagcgagaaaaaaacatttaactGCGTTAACAGCAGTATAAATATTCAGATTATTAGAAGAGGcggtattatattattttgtgacTACATATGCGAGAATCTCAACGACGTAGAGCCGCTAACGTGGCTGTTAATAAACCATATTGAAGAGGCGATAAACGTCGCCGTTGAATCTCCAGTGAGAGATTTGTTAACCACGGCGATACACAGAAATCCGGCAGCCAGCGGATTGCTGGTGCAAGCTGTAGCGACGAAATGCACGAATCTATCGCAGCCCAGTTTTATAAAGCGGCTATTGCAGTGCATTGAAGGCGCACACCATTCGCAAAGTGGCGCGGTAATAATGACTTTAATACCGCGATTATTATCTACCAAGTATCTCGCTTTGTCGAGGATGGCAGCGAAAATTGCGAGTCGTCGAGTAGAGATACTATTAACCACCGCCGTGGAAGACGTAAAAGATCAATTGTCGAAGGACGACATCGTGAAAATTATGGACATTCTACAGACCACGAAACTGGCAAGGAAACACGGGGGCTTGGTCAGTTTGCTGAACAAACTAGCTGTACAATGTTACGATTTATCACCGCTCGAGCTCGACCAGTGCAGGCCGTTCAATCCATCTACTGTGAAGAGCATTCAATTAGATCGTAATTGGTTTCTATCTCAGGTGAAACTGCGATGCTGTCACGCGAGCGCGAGTAATAATCCTATGGAATTAGCGCAATTATTGCAGGATCTAGATTTGGACGATTGCCTGAGCATTCTCTCTTGTAAAGagtttaatttgaaaattttaaaacactgTGTGATACTGGGAGCTCGACTCACTGTCGAGAAGTGCCAAAAGCTAGAATTCGGAAAAGCACAGAGcgagaaagatttttatttcgatgctAGCCCTTTGTACGTTGCTGCTAAACAATGTTTGTTAGAGCATATTCATTATATCTGCGAACTTTTACCGAAGCCACATCAGATCTACAATCCCGAAGCGGATAATACAAGCGGAATGGAACAGAAGTACGCCACCAGATTTTCTGAGCTGCTGAGCGACGCTTTGTATTGGGAAATTCTCTTTACGATAATTCCAACTGTTAAAGTTTACATGAAGACGTTACCAAAATTAGCTAAATACAACGTAGCGAAAATCGACATGAAATTCGAGGAGGATATCGCCAAGTTCTCCGTGCTGTGTCTCGAACTTGCACATTGGATGATTTACTCGGACAGAAAGAACGATCGCAAGTTAAAGCCGCACGACATGGACCTCGCGTTGAGTTGCGCGTCCGAAATTTTGCGGCACGCCGCTTCGAGTAAGATTTTCGGTGATAATTCACGTTATACTTGGGTTTGTTCCGCGACGATTTCTCTGACAAAAGTTATAGAAAGTATACTAACGACGGTGGATCCTTTACCGACCATGGATTATCAAGCGCTGGAACCGGCTCTTCAAGATGAGAATACAAAAGACTACGCCCGGGCGTGCATTCAAATGGCATCGATAGTCGCCTGGTTGGAAAAGTGCCAGGCGGATAGCACGACGAAGAATATCCCGccgtatttatttaatacaataaaatcgCTGATTATTAGCATAAGTCGTCAACCATTAGTTAACTCTTACATCTTGACACCTCCATTAGTATGGAAACACGGCTGTCATATCGTTGGCTCCGGCCCTACCAAATGCTATTTTCCGCTAATGTCATCTGAATCTAATCTTCTGCAGGAGGTAGACGTCCTGGAGCAATTTATCTATCGGGTAAACTTACTCGGCTGGACATCAAGGTCACAGTTTGAAGAAATCTGGATGGCATTCCTGAGCgttcttaattttttgcaaaacgaGAACACACCCTCGGACGAAATTACGGCTTTAATTCAAGCGAGTAGCCTAGCAATTCAAGCGATAACGAAATTATTGCTGCAAACTCTACTGCTACCGTATCCCGGTAATCCCGGCGCCAGCGTTCTGATTCATCATCCGAGAGATCCTCAACTATCCGTGCACAAAACCAGCTCCCAGAAGCTGTTCGTAATACAAGAGTTGCTTATGTGGAAATACGAATATATGAACAACGCAGAAAATAAGCACGGCTTGAAATTGAATCATATATTTCAGCGAGGCAACGTAGAAAGAACCGCGGCACCCGACAGATATATGTACAGCCAACTATCAGTCTCTTATTTATGGTCCCTGTGCAACCTGTACGAAGATAAATTGAATTCTTCCGTTCTTAACTTAAAAAACAGACGGAATGACGCACTGATGTCCGCCTCACTCGACTTAGATTCCTGTTTGCGCTTTCTGATCGAGCATTATACTATTTGGACGTCGCCGCATGCCAATACGCCCGTACAATTATTAACAGAAATTATGAAATCTATTCTAGCAATCTCGGAATTATTTCTCGAAAGATCGCAGTACCAATGGATGCTGGATGTGTGCCTAGAAATTTCAAGAGCTCATCCGATTGAAAATGTGATTTTACATCAATATCTAGCTATTTCTGTGTGTAAAGCCGCCGCCGTTCTAACACCTTTG GATCTGGACACATTGGATAAAGTAAAACGTATAGTGGACGTTAATTTAAAGTCGGTATTCCTAGCTTCCCGAGTATCCGCGCTCCACGgctctttatatttattacaaagtgCAGTACTGGCCAAGTGTGAGGAAACGATGAATATTATACATCCTCTAGCTATTGAATATATACAGAAGCACATCGACCCACAGGATTCGAATag CGTTTTGAATCAAAGCGAGGAGCATCAAGGCATAATGTGGGCTCTAGTGTTCTTTCTATTGGAGCATGCGGAGGATACACCGCCGGACACGGAAGCTCCAGCCGTTCTGGAGTTAGTCCTTTCTCTAGTCACGtcgcaaaatatttcatacgGTTTACATCAAACTCTACTGCAG ggTCTTGAAAGGCTGGTGGCGACGAAAAGCGTCGTCGGTAAGGTTGCCGAACAAATTGTTAAAGTTGCAATAGATCGATTGAAACAACCTAGCCCCCTGCTCGCATTACCGGCGATGCAACTTTTATTAACGTGCATGTATACGGAGGCGGCCGATCGATTGAATCAACCTGGCGTTGAGGAACCATTACCGGACGTGGAACCAGAAACGCTAGTTCGGTCCATCGAACGCACCTCGGCAATATTCGACAAAATTCGCAAAGGACATTCTATGGAAGTGGAGGTGTTATGCACAGTTCTATCTTGCCTCCTCGGGGACTTTTTCCCGCCCTCAGAGATTCTTACTAAAGTTATAGGAGAATTCCTGTCCCCGCAACAACCACATCCGAGATTACTTTCGGCAGTTGTCTTTAAA GTCTGTGAGAAAGCATGTACCTGCACGGAAATGGAGCTCCTTCAAGATTGGGTGGTTTTCAGTTTACCGAATTTTATTCAAAGTTTACCGATGGCAATGTCGACCTGGTGCTTGTCCTGTTTTTTTATAAGTGCATCTACAAATCATTGGCTGAGAGCTTT GTTTCCGTACGTTCAGTCGAGAATAGGAAAATACGAGTACgaagataagaaaatattgtGTATAGCTGCGTCGGATTTTTACCACAAA TTATCAAAAGAATCTCAAAAGAAAGCGTTTGTTGAAACTTTTGAAGCTGCTGCAAAGGAACCTGGAACTCCATTTACCGACATACTAGCCTCCTTTTAA